One segment of Leptodactylus fuscus isolate aLepFus1 chromosome 7, aLepFus1.hap2, whole genome shotgun sequence DNA contains the following:
- the LOC142214685 gene encoding CD59 glycoprotein-like, protein MNRSGILCAVLAVGLAFLSLCSTGQALDCYNCDWSTSLCIKTRTCTGTEDACMWIKQLDGRVLQSCRQFSKCSLEAVKPEYNIQNVELACCQKNLCNSGVVAYPSIVLLLSLATALMMMMS, encoded by the exons ATGAACCGTTCTGGGATTTTGTGTGCCGTCCTGGCTGTAGGCCTCGCCTTCCTCTCACTCTGTTCTACAG gccaggctttggATTGTTACAACTGCGACTGGTCTACGTCATTGTGCATCAAGACTCGAACCTGCACCGGAACCGAGGACGCGTGCATGTGGATTAAAC AGTTAGACGGCAGAGTCCTACAAAGCTGCAGACAATTCAGCAAATGCTCTCTTGAAGCCGTGAAACCAGAATACAACATCCAAAACGTTGAACTGGCGTGTTGTCAGAAAAACCTGTGTAACAGCGGTGTTGTGGCCTACCCCAGCATAGTCCTGCTCCTGAGCCTGGCCACagcattgatgatgatgatgtcatga